Within Triticum dicoccoides isolate Atlit2015 ecotype Zavitan chromosome 1B, WEW_v2.0, whole genome shotgun sequence, the genomic segment CTCCCACAACGACGacgaccaccatcaccaccaccatcacggGTGAGTCTACCCGCCTCCGCCTCGCCATCCTTCTCTCCGTCCGCGCAGCCGACGGCTCAAACAGCGCCTGCTCTGCTCTGCTTTGCGCTTGCAGGGATGCCGCCGGgaagggggcgggggcgggggcggggtcgTGGGTCGGCGAGGACGGGCGCGTGTGGCACTCGCACGACGGCCTGGCGCCGCACTCCCACGAGCCCATCTACTCCGCCGGGGACTTCTCCAAGCGCGCGCCGCCGCTCGACTCCCGCAGTTTCGCCGACCGCGCCTTCACCGTCGGCATCGGCGGCCCCGTCGGCACCGGGTACGCCCAGCTTTTCGCCTGCGGTTGCTTAGGTGGCGGACTGGCCGTTATGCTGTGTTGTCCGGCGAGATAGGAGCCGTCTCTGCTGCATTTTCCTATTGATCTTTGATCTTTGGAGATAATTGTGGATGCATGTACTACACACATTTAGCCGCTGAAAAATGTTGCTTTGACCACAAATCTGCTGTGAAATGTTGGGGTTATTCTGGGGTTATGTTTCCCTATCACAGTATATATCATCCTAGCATTTTGGAATTCAGAAGAGAGTTTGGGAGATCTGGTTAATTCGAAGGAATTTGCGCATAGCGTTTTCGTGTTGACAAAATAAACCTCATGTGGTGCAGCAAGGGTTTCTAATTTCATATGACAGCAACTATGAAATGATGAAGTGACATGATCCCCACAATCTTCTGCCTGTTTTGCCTTGTGCAGGAAGACTGCCCTGATGTTAGCACTCTGCACTTCCCTGCGTGACAAATATAGTCTTGCAGCGGTATGTGCCATGGTTCCGCCCTGTGCTTCTCTTAAGATTGCTTAAGCTGTTATCTACTTTTTCTGGATTAAACTGCACCATTTGCCTCATCTTTGGGGATCCAAAGATATATTCAGTTGGTCCTGTTTCTGAACTGCAAACGGTTGATTCATAAAACAGGTCAATTTTTGTCTGTGGGGGCCAGCATAGAAATCTAATTACTTAACATTCCTGCGATATTTATTTTCTTAAACACAAATACCTAATAGTCTCCACCCTGTATGCTTGAATTATACTACACCCTTACGAGTTCTCTTTCTTTGTTTTTCATTATGTGCAGGTTACAAATGATATATTCACAAAAGAGGATGGAGAATTCTTGGTCAAGCATGGAGCTCTTCCTGAAGAGCGTATACGTGCCGTTGAAACTGGAGGCTGCCCTCATGCAGCTATACGCGAGGACATCAGCATAAATCTGGGCCCTCTGGAGGAGCTATCCAACTTGTACAAGGCCGATTTGCTGCTCTGTGAATCTGGAGGAGGTATTGTCCCTGTTGAATCTCACACTGGAAGGTTTTATCATCGTGTATGTTTAGACAGGCTTAGTGTTGTCAGTTGACTGTTTGGAAAATGTCCTGTAGCTTTTTTTTGTTTTGAGTGAAGCCTATATCTTTTTCCGTAATATTGTTTAGGAATATGTTGCGTGTGCAGTTGATTTTTCTCAAGCTATTTTATTCTATATTGGCATTAGTTGAACATCTCATGATCTGTTTGCTTTTGGATAGTGGGTGGCTGAACAATATTCTGATGGCCGAATGGCCCCAACTTCTGCCATTTTATGTCAAGTCCATATGATTACTGATCAGGAAATAAGAAAGCTACTTTTTGTGCATCTTGTGTGCAGATAACCTGGCAGCCAACTTCAGCAGGGAGCTAGCAGACTACATAATCTACATCATCGACGTGTCTGGTGGGGACAAGATACCAAGAAAAGGTGGCCCTGGTATAACCCAGGCAGATCTTTTGGTGCGTTCCTACCATCGCCAAACCATTCAACCACAATGCAAACCTGCACTGATCTATCTTGTCACCTGTTTGAGACGCACCCACCAGTTTCACTAACTCGGATCATTCGTTCCAAATGCAGGTCAtaaacaagacggaccttgcctccGCGGTTGGAGCCGACCTAGCGGTGATGGAGCGAGACGCCCTTCGGATGCGGGATGGAGGGCCCTTCGTGTTCGCCCAGGTTCGAGACCAAATCACACACACCGGCAGTTCTGTCTTTCTCGTCGCGATGGCGATACCATGAACTCATTCTGTTCTGCACAATCGTGGCACGCAGGTGAAGCACGGGGTCGGCGTGGAGATTGTGGACCATGTGCTGCGAGCCTGGGAGATCGCCACCGGCAACCGGCGCCGATAGAGGCGTTCACGTCGCCCGAACGCACGCACGTGTAAATTGTGCAGCCTTCTTTATGTAACTTCATCAGATGCAAGGGCCCATGATGAGAATGAATAAGCAAAACTGTAATGCTAAGGCATTGTTGCCTCCGCTGTGTCATGAGCTGGGCACTCTGGAGAACAACAAAACAATAAGATTCTTTCGAATCAGAGGATATATATGAAATAGAAATGGTTCTGTCACGGTATGTTTGAAGCATTTTGAGCGATGGATCAGGAAGGTACATACACCAGGTCTCATAATCAGCAGAATTTGGGAACTTTCATGGATTATTTATCATGGGTACAGAAGCTTTAGGGGcaaaagcaaggaagaagaaaaaggaaaaacgcaAAAAAAAAAAACGACTCCGCTGGGGATCGAACCCAGAATCTCTGGTTTCGTAGACCAGCGCCTTATCCATTGGGCCACGGAGTCATTGATGCTGAATTTGCACTACTAGTGAACTAGGTCTGCAACATAAGCAGGGAATGAAGAAAGGTAACAGTGCTCAGCACTATATCCAAGTGCAAAAGCAAAATTATCCATGTAACTGTACATACATGTAGGGAACATCCACATGTACGCCCTTGCTTGGTTACACGTGGATCGGTGCCCTATCATGTTCGGTTAACTCATGCCCCCCTCCCTACTAGCAGGGTACAAATCATATCGGAGGATCCGGATTCTTATTGTTCTTCTATAAGTGAAGGAATCATAGTTTAGATTCGCTGATGATAGGACGGAGAAGGAGATGAGAGCTCAACCTGCATCAAAGGCTTCACCCTTGCTCCCAGCTGTCAACTAGTGGGCTTCGATGAAGGAAAAGATGGCTTTAGATAAGAATGTAGCCCCATCCCCTCTCGGCCATGGCTTCCCGGTAGAACCTCAATTCACACAAGTTGTTACAGAATCAGAAAAAAGAAGAAGTGGTTTTTCACACGGCTTGCTCATTGTGCTGGTCCCAATTTTCTATCTACTTGGTCGAGCCAAAAGAAAAGAACGGAACAACAGGAGGCGAAGAGCGGAGTATAACCAAGGAGCTTTCATTGCGCGTGAAGGACCTAAAGGAAGACCGTGCTCTAAAGTGTGCACCGAGAGTTTTGTTTAAAGAACACTTGGTCTTACCCACTTCGTTTTGAGCCATGAAACGCACGTGGTGGTCATTATCCTAGAAAACGTAACCATTTTCTTGACGCTAGGGTGGATCCTATAGAAATACCACTTCCTCATGAATTTATCTTGAATCGGGACCTTTTGGTCAACTTAGTACATGTTCCTAGTCCTTTTATTACCGATCTGGAAAAGAGAGAAGAACCAGAGATGGGACGAATGCTTCTAGAGATGGATAGGAAACTCAGTAGATCTTGGCACCCCTTTTCGATTTACTCGTCAAGCCTAAGAAAGAGTGTGGCCAGGGTCGATGCACCTTTAGGGGCATGTATCCCCTGTCGTGGGCTTACGGGAGATAACTCTATTTAAGACACCTATATATAACCCACGACTGCGGGTTTTCGCTCTTACCTGAAAAGGGGGAGAGCTCAGAATTCTGGTCTTTCTTGCCTAGATCTGATTCGGATGTACTACAGAAGTGAATGGACCCTTAGTTGGCTGGTTCGATCAATCGGAAGGCTCGGTCTCTATGGCGCATTCTGATACAGAAAGAAAAGAACCAAACTCCTGTATTTAAACCCTTATGTGTTCATGCTTTCCTTGCTTGTCTTTGAGAGTTGATTGACTTGGTGTTTTAGCCCCAGGCCGAACTAACAAATACGGGGTATCATTGATCCCGGTGTCTGGAGATCACCCTCCGACGCAAAGTTATTAATAGTTTTGCAAGTCTATAGACTAAAGGATAAGAACGATGCGTCTTTGTAGTCACCTTCACTTTATTCCAAATCATAGATATTTTTACAAGCTAACAAACCTTGTATCATGGGTGACACCATCAAAACAGAGATAAAGTGCACGCTCAAGAACCATTGTATCATCGAAGTCACTTCGATAAGACTGAGTCAATTTCATCAACTTCTTAACATTAAACTGAGAAGACTGATCATTTGGACTCAAAGCATACATACACCAAAACAACTCGGAAATTACCACATGAAATCTGCCATTTTAACTCTACAACCAACATTGCGAGTGTACTGGGACCATGTAGAGTAGATGATCTGAATCAAATTTAAGTGCACTGGTCTGAACTAGCCAATTTTACTTGCAAGTATAAAGTTCCATACTAAAATCTACATGTTATTGCGAAAGAAAATATTTGAACTGGCCTAGTCCCCTAAGCCGGTTAATTTATACACATAAAATTGTTAAAACTGACATTGTTTCTAACATTGAAATTGCACACAAACAAAAAATTGGAACGGAAAAAACCTTATAGACGACctatagaaagagagagagaattgcataattatatatttttTTAGACAGTTGTATGTTTTCGTGAAGCAAGGCTGGCTGTTTCTCGGTGGTGGGCTGCTCCCACAAATTCAAAGTACACGGGCTTTTGAAAAAAAACGACGGTAGGCTGAGGCCCTCTTTGTTTGAGCTCCACGAACCAGATTCAACTTTATCGGTGAAGCTGAATCTGGAATCCGAAACAAACAGGTATTGTGAATCAGCTTTGCCAGTGAAACCATCTTTTTTTGGTGAAGTTGGATCTGGAATCtaaaacaaacaacaatttcgaacCAGCATTGCTAGTGAAGCTGAATCCGCTGAATCTAGATCAAAACCGACACAAACATGGTCTCATATAGTAACTGTGAATCCGCTTTCCTATCAAAGTGAAAAATCCGGTGGGGAGTCAACGTGCGTCCGCCCCTGGTCCTGGTCTGCAAAACCGCGGAGGAGCGAGACACGAGGGCACCATCCGCATCACCGACGCCGCCGGTCGGTCCCTGCCCTGCCGCCCCCAGCGTCGCTCCGCCGCTCGCCCCCATCTCCCAGCCGACTCGCGCGCGCCGGCCGAAAAGGTCAGTCAGTCGGCAGCTCAGATCCCCTTTTGCTCTCGCCGTGATTTACCTTGCTTCTTCAGCTCAAGCATCAACCTTTTAGTCGGCCGGCGACGTGCCTGCTGCCTGCGCCTGACTAGATCCGAGGAGCCCCTTGCCAGAGCTTGAGCTCGACCGTGCCTGGATCCCGGTTACAGTACCCCACGCCACAAAGTTTATCACCCACCTTCTTCTGATGATTCTCAGCTTGCCCGCCCGATCCTGACCCGGAATCAGCCTATAGGCAGGCAGGGCCACGCCGCACGGACAGCCAGATCCCCCATGGCCCGAGATCTCCAGCACCGCCCGCGTGCCTAGGCGTCGATGGCCGCAGGCCGCGCTCTCTACGCCCTTCCGCCCCCCTGCGCAAATCGCCGCTTGACTGGCAGGGTGAAGGGCGCTAGAAGATGCCTTGCTTCGCAGCAGAGTTGTTGTGCTCGCCCCATGGCTTCCAAAGCTCGTTTTCCCTGGCGCGGCGCAGGCCGCTTGCTCGGCCCGCTTACGCTTGTCCATGCCCAAGGTTCAGTTTATATGTTTTGGCTGCTGGCTTGCTGCTTGTGCTTGGGTGGGTTTCAGCATTACAAGGGGCTTGCTCTCATGATAATATTGGTTATTGTCTTCAATCCAAAAGAAACGATGCAGCCAAACTTCTCTATCTTtgatagctactccctccgtccgaaaatacttgtcatcaaaatagataaaagaggatgtatctagatgtgttttagttctaaatacatctctttttgtccattttgatgacaagtatttccggacggagggagtaattagtagaaataaagttcaGGCCAGGTGGGAATGGAGTCATTACATTTGCCATGAAAATTACTTTGGCAGCACAATCTTTTCCTTATATGTTCATAAAAAAATTAGTAATTGTCCATGTTGCATACTGAAGACTGAAAGGTAAAAAACAATGTTGTTctatttggaacagagggagtattttagtAGAAATCTTAGTTCCATATACGCCCTCATGACTTTTTTTTAATTCTAAGCACCACCTCACAAGTATTTTATGGTTGCAAAACTTTGATCAAACTCTTGACTTCTATCGTTAAATTGAAACTGAAATTTTTATGTGGTCTGAAAAAATCAGTTAATGCTAACACTAACATACAAAGCCTATGTTGCTAGTCATGCTCATGAAAAAAAAAGTTGTAGGAAGTATAACAGAAAAACTACAAAGTAAATCACCATCTTTGGCATCTTAGGCTACTATTTCAATGCCAGCGTTAGAAAAACAATTCACGCTTTCTGTTGAAATTTAGTGAATAGGTAACACCAGGAGTATCGTTGTTGAGACAATCAATGGCTGTTGGGGGTGTTTAGCACAGAAGTAGTTGCTTTATTACAACCCCATGACTTGTATGGGGTTTCTTAATGCATCCTCAATTCCTCATTATTTAAGTGTATGGTCACATTGTGGTCTGTTGAATATATTAACATTTTTATTTGTATCCCTTGTCATATCACATATGGCTGCTTCACTATACTTACCGTGGATGGTATTTGATCTCTATTTCAGGGTATCCCATCATGGATGCAGCAAAGGATGCAAACCCGTCATGTAAACTCCACACAAGACTGAGACTCTGGGAGTTTGCAGACCGTTATATATTTGAACCAATTGATGGTCTTGCTGACTTATATTTGTCAGTTAGCCGGGCCAGTGGATCAATGAATTTAGTTGAAGAGTTGCCACCACGTAGCCCCTCCACAAATCCTAAAGTTCAAACAGTTTATGGTGTGATAGGAGTGCTCAAACTTGCAGTTGGATCGTATTTTTTTGTGATCACTGACCGTGATTGTGTGGGATCATACCTGGGGCATGCAATTTTCAAAGTTACAGGACTGAAAGTCCTTCGCTGCAATGACTCACTTACCACTTCTTCCGAGCAGGTCTAACAATGCTTATTTGCTCCCAGTTAATATTATTTCCACCTATATTCCATCTATTGAACATCCCAATAAACTATTAGCAGAAAAAAATGGAATCTGAAATTTCCGAACTCCTGGATGCTGCTGAGAAGACCATGGGCCTCTACTTCTCCTACGATATCAACTTAACACTTAAGTGAGTATCTTATTTACAAAACATGCCAGCTGCACTTGTGTATTAGGGTCAAGCCATTTAACTTGTAAACGAAGAAGGCATTTTCTCCCTCTCTCTTCATGTTTATGATACAGACATGCTGACATGTTTTAGTTacttttattcttatgttctcactGTAATTGACATCATATCTTTGTCCCTGCTATTCCAGTTCACAGAGTCTGTATGATGTAGATGACGAGTTCAAatcacgtcctctttggagacaggtTTGATTCCTTGTCATTTCTAGTTGTACAGTGTGCTTACACATGGAGGGCCTGAtcccccctcccccctttcctcgtAATATGTGAAGCTTTGTTGCTTATCACTTACTTGTATATGGAACACCAGTACCAGGCCATCTTTGTTACGTCCCGCCAGCTGCATTTTCAGCTATCAGTATAACTATTCTTTCACAGATTAATGAACATTATTCTTTCAGGCAGAACCGAGATTTCTGTGGAACAGCTACTTGTTGGAACCTCTAATTGAGAACAAAGTAAGATAAGTTTTTCCGTTTATTTGTTTTTTCAGTTTTAAAGTAGGTATAACCAATATCTGCAGAGTATTTGATTCCTGCCTTTTTCCATTGACAGCTGGACCAGTATTTATTGCCAGTCATTCAAGGCAGTATCCTTGTCTTGCATGTCATTTACACTTGTCACGGCCAGATATATAAGATGATATATTTCTATGTGAAACTCAATGAGCCCTATAATGTGAGTTACTGCAACTTAACTAAATATCAGGTTTTGAGAATATCCAGGCAGAAGTTGGGTCAGAGAAGGTAAATGTGACCCTGATAGCACGTAGGTGCACAGGGAGGATAGGTGAGGTTTATGAGACATCAAAATAAGATTATTCACAAGTTTCCTTCAATCAATGCTACTGATATACATTTTACTATATGTACACATTTTTATTATAATGTTATATCCTGATTTCTTGTTCTCGAGAAACTCAATGCCCTATGATTGAACAACACTTCATGAAGCTATTATATAAATGAAGGTACTCGTATGTGGAGACGAGGAGCTGATTCAGAGGGTTATGCTGCAAACTTTGTTGAATCAGAGCAGATAATGCAATCAAAAGGGTATACAGCATCCTATGTACAAGTAAGTTTCTTCATACATACAGACAGCCTATTACCCATTCTTTCAGTATATGTGCTAGTAGTCTCGTTTGTTGGTTCTTGGTTCCTAAAATACTTTAATCACCTCCAAACATTAACAAATTATATTTTCTGTAGGTTCGAGGTTCTATGCCATTCTTGTGGGAGCAGATTGTTGATTTGACATACAAACCTAGCTTCGACGTTGTTAGACAAGAGGAAGCGGTTAACCCTCTCAACTTATGCTTTGTTTTGTTGACACTGATCAGCAATCCAAGCTGCGTTTACTATTTTCTTTCCTCTTAATTTGTCTCGGACTTCTTTCTATGTGTCTTCAGCCTAGTGTACTTGAGAGGCACTTCAAAGACTTACAAAAGAAATATGGAGCTGTCTTGGCTGTTGATCTTGTCAATACAGTAAGTACTGTGCTCTCGGCCTTCTAGCTCAACCAGTGTTCTGTTCAAACTAAGATATATTTGCTTCAGAAAATGCCATCACACATTGCTTCTGCTCCCGGTTAAAGGTGTCAAATGTACAAAATTAGATTCAAATTCTTTATTTTAATGATCGATGATTCTCAGTCACTTGTAAATGTGTGTGCTATTTCTTTCTCTGGTATGATTTATTCCTTGACATGGAATTAAATTACCTGTTCAGCTTATGTTGCAGATTAGTAAAAAATAATATTTGATGAAGTGATTATTGACAGATTTTCCTTTTCGACAGAGCATGAGTAGCACATTCTTTCCTAATGAGTCTGGTTTGTTAACTTTATTATGTTTTCCATGTAATATTCATCTTGCACCTCTCTTTTTCCTGTATGGCTATATTCAGCAAGGTGGTGAAGGCCGACTCCATGAAAGATATGCAAAATCTATCGAACCAATTCTCAGTGAAGATGTAAGGTAATGCTTTATTTTGCTGTTTCTATCTACTGTAGAGTTATCACATCGCGTCTTAGTAGCTAAATGCGTATCTAAGCTTGTCTTCTGCAGATATGTGCATTTTGACTTCCATCGTATTTGTGGCCATGTTCACTTTGAGCGCCTCTCACAGTTGTATGAGCAAATTGAGGATTACCTGAAGAAACACAAGTATGTTGCCAGAAGATATAGTATTTTGTGTTCCATCTTCCATGACATACTACCAATCACTTTTGTACATTTAAGTTTGGTTTTACTTTTCTATTATTGTATGTTTTTTCCTCTTGTTTGGGACTGAAAGGCTTTGATATGATCTGCTTGCTCCTTGAGGTGTTCCTTGAAAATTACACTCTCTTAATAGTTGAtatgttttttctcttttttctgcaATCAGGCAATCTCTTAACCATAGAGAGATTGATCTATGCTCATTCCCTTGAAAATTACACCAATCTTAAAGCAGGAATAGGGTTGATATGATCTGCTTGCTCCTTGAGGTGTTCCAAGATTTGTAAAGCTAATATTCAAGTCGGGGACCAGGGCTCTACTATTTCTTTTTGTACTTACTAGCCTAATGGTAATTGTTAATCGGTCAGCTTTGCTTGCTACTAAAGTGACATAACCTATTTGTGGTGCTTGATTATTTACATTATAACATAAAAAACGATACCATCATACCCCCAGTCATCTTGTTAGCAAACAACTTATTTTTTGACTCCACTTCTAAGGTTTGGGTATTGGTTGGAGCCTTTAAGGCACTAGTGCATCTGCCTCAAGAGAGCTACATCGTATATGCTGTTTTTGGTAAAACGGAATTCCTGGCAGAACATGAAAATTGAAGCATGTCTACAGTTGTACTCTTAGTACTGTCCTGTGTAGCTGTTTGAGTTTTCTTCGTCTTAGGAAGAAAAGTGAAGACCAATTTGTGTGGTTTTAAGTACATCCATCTATTATGTTCCCTTGTGCTTTATATCAGAGATTCTTATATCCTTCGATGGTATCTTTCCTTCTCATGGTATTGGCGTATTGCTAACAATGTTGTGCTAAAGGTACTTCCTGTTGAACGAGAAAGGCGAGAAAATTCAGGAGCAGCTCGGCACTGTCAGAAATAATTGTATTGATTGTTTAGATCGTACCAATGTAACTCAGGTACATCTTTCCAATTTCAAGTACATTTTTTATTTCCTTTCGTATGAATCTCAATTTTAACAACAGGTTTTGTAATCC encodes:
- the LOC119349574 gene encoding phosphoinositide phosphatase SAC7-like isoform X1, with the protein product MAAGRALYALPPPCANRRLTGRVKGARRCLASQQSCCARPMASKARFPWRGAGRLLGPLTLVHAQGYPIMDAAKDANPSCKLHTRLRLWEFADRYIFEPIDGLADLYLSVSRASGSMNLVEELPPRSPSTNPKVQTVYGVIGVLKLAVGSYFFVITDRDCVGSYLGHAIFKVTGLKVLRCNDSLTTSSEQKKMESEISELLDAAEKTMGLYFSYDINLTLNSQSLYDVDDEFKSRPLWRQAEPRFLWNSYLLEPLIENKLDQYLLPVIQGSFENIQAEVGSEKVNVTLIARRCTGRIGTRMWRRGADSEGYAANFVESEQIMQSKGYTASYVQVRGSMPFLWEQIVDLTYKPSFDVVRQEEAPSVLERHFKDLQKKYGAVLAVDLVNTQGGEGRLHERYAKSIEPILSEDVRYVHFDFHRICGHVHFERLSQLYEQIEDYLKKHKYFLLNEKGEKIQEQLGTVRNNCIDCLDRTNVTQSMIARRILESQLQQIGVFGVNDTITKYPAFDASYKVLWANHGDAISIQYSGTPALKGDFVRYGKRSAQGIFNDLQYSLARYYFNNFADGTKQDAMDLLQGRYITSVSRDMAPPAKAGFVESYASARLAFALVSGAFMFMMMSLRHARHDARHLLLSLLWAGLCIGITHFVRSNGRVFTNRPRAHKS
- the LOC119349574 gene encoding phosphoinositide phosphatase SAC7-like isoform X2, whose amino-acid sequence is MDAAKDANPSCKLHTRLRLWEFADRYIFEPIDGLADLYLSVSRASGSMNLVEELPPRSPSTNPKVQTVYGVIGVLKLAVGSYFFVITDRDCVGSYLGHAIFKVTGLKVLRCNDSLTTSSEQKKMESEISELLDAAEKTMGLYFSYDINLTLNSQSLYDVDDEFKSRPLWRQAEPRFLWNSYLLEPLIENKLDQYLLPVIQGSFENIQAEVGSEKVNVTLIARRCTGRIGTRMWRRGADSEGYAANFVESEQIMQSKGYTASYVQVRGSMPFLWEQIVDLTYKPSFDVVRQEEAPSVLERHFKDLQKKYGAVLAVDLVNTQGGEGRLHERYAKSIEPILSEDVRYVHFDFHRICGHVHFERLSQLYEQIEDYLKKHKYFLLNEKGEKIQEQLGTVRNNCIDCLDRTNVTQSMIARRILESQLQQIGVFGVNDTITKYPAFDASYKVLWANHGDAISIQYSGTPALKGDFVRYGKRSAQGIFNDLQYSLARYYFNNFADGTKQDAMDLLQGRYITSVSRDMAPPAKAGFVESYASARLAFALVSGAFMFMMMSLRHARHDARHLLLSLLWAGLCIGITHFVRSNGRVFTNRPRAHKS
- the LOC119349572 gene encoding urease accessory protein G-like; amino-acid sequence: MASQDHHHHRGGHSHNDDDHHHHHHHGDAAGKGAGAGAGSWVGEDGRVWHSHDGLAPHSHEPIYSAGDFSKRAPPLDSRSFADRAFTVGIGGPVGTGKTALMLALCTSLRDKYSLAAVTNDIFTKEDGEFLVKHGALPEERIRAVETGGCPHAAIREDISINLGPLEELSNLYKADLLLCESGGDNLAANFSRELADYIIYIIDVSGGDKIPRKGGPGITQADLLVINKTDLASAVGADLAVMERDALRMRDGGPFVFAQVKHGVGVEIVDHVLRAWEIATGNRRR